In Erythrobacter sp. F6033, a single genomic region encodes these proteins:
- a CDS encoding S9 family peptidase — MRHFWFPALLVSGLASAAAAENEPRLFSAEDVFELEWADEPQVSPDGQRAVYIRRSNDIMADRTVSQVWLVNLDGTLHEPLLADGNSYRSPRWSPDGNRLAYIGRVDGRSALHVHYLQSGRTALIGSFEESPSGLTWSPDGQSLAFSMAVEAKGEQLVSKPKKPKGAKWAEPPVVIDRARYRTNGSGFLDLAYNHVFVIPSEGGSARQLTSGDFNHGGSLSFSPDGTEILFSANRNADWELQSRESDVFAVNVETAALRQLTKTPGTETSPTVSPDGKRVAYLGTGNEREPFLPTNVFVMDRNGNGVRNLTEGLDRRAGDIDWLSNNEITFSFQNRGLNNIGAVNLSGQRRTVVEGIGGTSIGRPYVSGTYDAGRTGAVVYTKGSAHRPADLYSFKNGRTQRLTSLNEDLLAHRDLGEVSSFTYASSLDGLEVQGWMITPPGYEEGNTYPLIIEIHGGPHLAYGPHFSGELQRMAAAGYVVIYDNHRGSIGYGSEFANLLKYKYSSPDDFADHMSAVDWAIDNGFADPKNLFIAGGSAGGIATAYAVGLTDRFNAAVAAKPVINWVSKVLTADSYIGQIANQFPGPPWEHLEHYWQRSPLSLVGNVKTPTMLITGEVDYRTPISETEQFYQALQLLRVPSAMIRIPGSNHGIASRPSRLNAKTDYTLAWFEKYKAEAGDSEEQ; from the coding sequence ATGCGACATTTCTGGTTTCCTGCTCTCCTAGTCTCCGGATTGGCTTCCGCAGCGGCGGCTGAAAATGAACCTCGCCTCTTTTCAGCGGAGGATGTCTTCGAACTGGAATGGGCGGATGAGCCGCAGGTTTCACCTGATGGTCAGCGGGCGGTCTATATCCGCCGCTCGAACGACATTATGGCTGACCGGACGGTGTCGCAGGTCTGGCTCGTCAATCTCGACGGGACGCTGCATGAGCCACTGTTGGCCGATGGGAATTCGTACCGTTCGCCGCGCTGGTCACCGGACGGCAATCGGCTCGCTTATATAGGCCGAGTAGATGGGCGATCTGCACTGCACGTCCACTATTTGCAATCGGGCAGAACCGCGCTGATCGGCTCGTTCGAAGAATCTCCGAGCGGCCTCACTTGGTCACCCGACGGTCAATCGCTCGCCTTCTCGATGGCGGTCGAGGCAAAAGGGGAGCAGCTTGTTTCGAAGCCCAAAAAGCCCAAGGGCGCGAAATGGGCGGAGCCCCCGGTTGTTATCGACCGCGCCCGCTACCGAACCAACGGCTCGGGCTTTCTCGACCTCGCTTACAATCATGTGTTTGTTATTCCATCTGAAGGCGGCTCAGCGCGCCAGCTGACATCAGGCGATTTCAATCATGGCGGTTCACTCTCCTTCTCACCAGACGGGACCGAAATCCTGTTTTCCGCCAATCGCAACGCCGATTGGGAGCTGCAATCCAGAGAATCCGATGTCTTCGCCGTGAATGTCGAGACTGCCGCGCTTAGGCAGCTTACGAAAACGCCTGGCACAGAAACGAGCCCTACAGTCTCACCAGATGGCAAACGGGTGGCGTATCTAGGCACAGGCAATGAACGCGAGCCGTTCCTTCCAACCAATGTGTTTGTGATGGACCGCAATGGCAATGGAGTTCGCAACCTTACCGAAGGTCTGGACCGACGGGCCGGTGACATCGATTGGCTTTCAAATAACGAGATCACTTTCTCGTTCCAGAACCGCGGGTTGAACAATATCGGCGCGGTAAACCTCAGCGGTCAGCGAAGGACTGTTGTCGAAGGTATCGGGGGCACCTCCATCGGCAGACCGTATGTCAGTGGCACCTACGACGCGGGCCGAACTGGCGCGGTGGTCTACACCAAAGGTAGCGCGCACCGCCCCGCAGACCTGTATTCATTCAAGAACGGGCGGACACAGCGGCTCACCTCGCTTAACGAGGATCTATTGGCGCACCGGGACCTCGGTGAAGTCAGTTCGTTCACCTACGCGTCGTCGCTGGACGGACTTGAAGTGCAAGGTTGGATGATCACCCCTCCGGGTTATGAAGAGGGCAATACCTATCCGCTCATCATCGAAATTCATGGCGGTCCACACCTCGCTTATGGTCCGCATTTCTCGGGTGAACTTCAACGCATGGCGGCGGCTGGCTATGTCGTAATTTACGACAACCATCGCGGCTCAATCGGTTATGGCAGCGAATTCGCCAACCTCCTGAAATACAAGTATTCCAGCCCGGATGACTTCGCCGATCATATGTCGGCGGTTGATTGGGCGATCGACAATGGGTTTGCCGATCCGAAAAACCTGTTCATTGCTGGGGGCTCGGCGGGCGGCATTGCAACAGCCTATGCCGTCGGCTTGACCGATCGCTTCAATGCAGCTGTCGCCGCCAAGCCGGTGATCAACTGGGTCTCGAAAGTCCTCACCGCTGACAGCTATATCGGCCAGATTGCCAATCAGTTTCCCGGTCCGCCATGGGAGCATCTGGAGCATTATTGGCAGCGTTCACCGCTATCATTGGTCGGCAACGTCAAAACACCGACGATGCTGATCACAGGCGAAGTTGATTATCGCACACCGATCTCGGAAACCGAGCAATTCTATCAGGCGCTCCAGCTGCTACGCGTGCCCAGCGCGATGATCAGGATTCCTGGCTCCAATCATGGCATCGCCAGTCGCCCGTCGCGATTGAATGCCAAGACAGACTACACCCTCGCTTGGTTTGAAAAGTACAAAGCAGAAGCGGGCGATAGCGAGGAGCAGTAA
- the ggt gene encoding gamma-glutamyltransferase gives MRFAVMSTFAAIGLAATPIAAEEQKPVEEQIGSGGRPVGANWSRSPVIAPNGMAATAHPLATQIALDILKDGGTAVDAAIAANAALGLMEPTGNGIGGDLYAIIYDPKTDQLYGINGSGRSPKGQTLDDLLAKLGDRTSLPPVGPLPVTIPGTVDAWFAMHERFGRLPMNDVLAPTVSYAREGHPVAPVIAMYLERSRAAYNARLQSYDFEFDNARATYFEGDRAPAVGEVFKNPDLAQTLETIGRDGRDAFYKGDLAKIMVDYLQRQGSAYTLDDFASHSSDWVEPACAEYRDGFELCELPPNGQGFAALQMVNILKNVDLRQWERGSPEVIHYITEAKRLAYADVARFYADTDFFGFPMDLLSEEYGRERFALIDPKRATTEFGPGEPKLEGEGDTTYLTVTDKDGMMVSLIQSNYRGMGGGLVPDGLGFMFQDRGELFSLDPNHPNAYAPSKRPFHTIIPAFVKKDGKPYMTLGLMGGGMQPQGHIQVLVNIVDYGMNIQEAGDAARINHDGGRQPTEALGGPASDPLGTLNVEPGIPAATVEQLRAMGHNVRVVSNGIMFGGYQAIARNPETGVLSGATEMRKDGQAAGY, from the coding sequence ATGCGTTTCGCGGTCATGTCCACTTTCGCCGCTATTGGGTTAGCGGCGACGCCGATTGCGGCGGAAGAGCAAAAGCCGGTCGAGGAGCAAATCGGTTCAGGCGGACGACCGGTCGGTGCGAATTGGTCACGCAGTCCGGTGATTGCCCCCAATGGTATGGCTGCCACTGCGCATCCACTGGCAACCCAGATCGCACTTGATATCCTCAAAGACGGCGGCACCGCTGTCGATGCCGCTATTGCTGCAAACGCCGCATTGGGTTTGATGGAACCGACCGGCAACGGGATCGGCGGCGATCTCTATGCGATCATCTACGATCCAAAGACCGACCAGCTTTATGGCATCAATGGTTCTGGCCGCTCTCCCAAGGGACAAACGCTCGACGATCTTCTCGCCAAGCTGGGCGACCGGACCTCCCTTCCCCCGGTTGGCCCGTTACCGGTAACAATACCGGGCACGGTCGATGCGTGGTTTGCGATGCATGAAAGGTTTGGCAGGTTGCCGATGAACGATGTCCTCGCGCCGACTGTCTCTTACGCGCGCGAAGGGCATCCGGTGGCGCCTGTCATCGCCATGTATCTGGAACGCAGCCGTGCCGCTTACAATGCACGTCTCCAGAGCTACGACTTTGAATTCGACAATGCCCGCGCGACCTATTTTGAAGGCGATCGCGCTCCCGCAGTTGGCGAAGTGTTCAAGAACCCAGATTTGGCGCAAACACTGGAAACGATTGGCCGGGACGGACGCGACGCTTTTTACAAGGGTGACCTAGCCAAGATCATGGTGGATTATCTCCAACGTCAGGGCTCTGCCTATACCTTGGACGATTTCGCCTCGCATTCAAGCGACTGGGTAGAGCCCGCCTGCGCTGAATATCGCGATGGGTTTGAGCTGTGCGAACTTCCGCCGAACGGGCAAGGCTTTGCCGCGCTGCAAATGGTCAACATCCTGAAGAACGTTGATCTGCGCCAATGGGAACGCGGCAGCCCTGAGGTGATCCATTACATCACCGAAGCAAAGCGGTTGGCCTATGCCGATGTCGCGCGTTTCTATGCCGACACGGATTTCTTCGGATTTCCAATGGATTTGCTGAGTGAGGAATATGGCCGGGAACGCTTCGCACTGATCGATCCCAAACGGGCCACAACCGAATTCGGCCCGGGCGAGCCAAAGCTGGAAGGCGAAGGCGACACGACATACCTCACCGTAACAGACAAAGACGGCATGATGGTCAGCCTGATCCAGTCCAACTATCGCGGCATGGGCGGCGGGCTTGTGCCCGATGGCCTCGGCTTCATGTTTCAGGATCGCGGTGAACTCTTCAGCCTAGATCCGAATCATCCCAACGCATACGCCCCGAGCAAGCGCCCGTTTCACACGATCATCCCTGCCTTTGTAAAGAAGGATGGCAAGCCATATATGACGTTAGGTCTGATGGGCGGCGGGATGCAGCCACAGGGGCACATCCAAGTGCTGGTCAATATTGTCGACTACGGCATGAATATCCAAGAAGCTGGCGATGCCGCACGGATAAACCACGATGGTGGCAGACAACCGACCGAGGCCTTGGGCGGCCCTGCGTCCGACCCTCTCGGCACATTGAATGTCGAACCGGGTATACCCGCCGCGACGGTCGAGCAATTGCGCGCAATGGGTCACAATGTCCGCGTGGTCAGCAATGGCATTATGTTCGGCGGGTATCAGGCGATTGCCCGCAATCCCGAAACCGGGGTCCTTTCAGGCGCAACAGAAATGCGCAAAGACGGGCAGGCCGCCGGATATTGA
- a CDS encoding methyl-accepting chemotaxis protein has product MNMISNRDQREEFAVPDYVTELEADFKAEGGHADSPTAPPSFLDRFTWFGNLSIRGKIHAVFGTFFGVCFAMTLVLTLGMSELLVRYQASTDVNAGVVAAVEFRGATGELRYNTVRTIFGGEGDAFQRQSETFEAAQQQLGELETIIQKHAPQLSGRLNDTRANLAEYNATFVALTERLGPQGRSPEVTALAYQLSEQGDDLYSQADRFAQDLSVFGSDIKQTGLDYFYTMIAIVIALGLIGVLILLAGLNYLSGGFSSTLSEISTAMKRLSKGDRSFEISGRQSQDEIGDMLQSLTLFKRASQQMEVWASERAERADAEIRAQLDRAREQEEAQERKANLLADIARQLEQSVGEIVDRVTTASTELNTTASQMKDVAEHTSLRTNELSQDMAEANAGATSAAAASDEFALSINEISRQATSSSELARLASDATEEADTTISALSDSADQVGQIVELIQTIAQRTNLLALNASIEAARGGEAGRGFAVVASEVKELAMQTSRATEQVADQIRAMQNTTGASVSALRSIADQVRELETSAVSIASAVDQQSVAGQDLARSIDLAARGTEKVAGHVDDVRELSLSTGTAASQVLSSANDLEKQASILDQQIDAFVAQVRER; this is encoded by the coding sequence CAGATTCTCCAACAGCTCCACCGAGCTTTCTCGATCGCTTCACATGGTTCGGCAATCTTAGCATTAGAGGCAAGATCCACGCCGTCTTCGGCACCTTTTTCGGTGTCTGCTTCGCAATGACGCTAGTGCTGACACTGGGCATGAGCGAGCTTCTTGTCCGGTATCAGGCATCTACTGATGTGAACGCTGGGGTGGTGGCTGCGGTAGAGTTCCGTGGTGCGACCGGAGAGCTACGCTACAACACAGTTAGAACCATTTTCGGCGGAGAAGGCGACGCGTTTCAACGACAAAGCGAAACGTTCGAAGCCGCGCAGCAACAGCTCGGCGAACTTGAAACAATAATCCAGAAGCATGCACCGCAGCTTTCTGGGCGTCTCAATGACACGCGCGCAAACTTGGCTGAATACAACGCAACATTTGTGGCTTTGACCGAGCGGCTTGGTCCGCAAGGGCGCAGCCCCGAAGTGACCGCCCTCGCCTATCAATTGTCCGAACAGGGCGACGATCTCTATTCTCAGGCGGATCGCTTTGCCCAAGACCTTTCGGTGTTCGGTTCGGATATCAAACAGACGGGTCTCGACTACTTTTACACCATGATCGCCATTGTCATCGCGCTTGGTCTGATAGGTGTGCTCATTCTGCTCGCCGGCTTGAACTACCTGTCGGGTGGTTTCTCAAGCACCCTGTCGGAGATCAGCACGGCCATGAAACGGCTTTCCAAGGGAGACCGCAGCTTCGAAATTTCTGGGCGCCAAAGCCAAGACGAGATCGGGGATATGCTTCAATCATTGACCCTGTTCAAACGAGCCAGCCAACAGATGGAGGTCTGGGCCAGCGAGCGCGCAGAGCGAGCGGATGCTGAAATTCGCGCGCAGCTGGATCGCGCGCGCGAGCAAGAGGAAGCCCAAGAGCGCAAAGCCAATCTGTTAGCTGATATCGCAAGGCAGCTTGAACAGTCTGTCGGCGAAATTGTCGATCGGGTCACAACGGCATCGACCGAATTGAATACGACCGCGTCGCAAATGAAGGACGTTGCGGAACATACCAGTCTGCGCACCAATGAACTGTCGCAGGACATGGCGGAGGCCAATGCAGGAGCCACCTCTGCAGCAGCCGCCAGCGACGAATTCGCTCTTTCCATCAACGAAATCAGCCGTCAGGCCACGTCATCCAGCGAACTTGCACGGCTGGCGAGCGATGCGACAGAGGAAGCCGACACAACAATCTCCGCACTGTCAGATTCCGCCGATCAGGTTGGACAGATTGTCGAATTGATTCAGACGATCGCGCAGCGCACCAACCTTCTGGCGCTTAACGCATCTATCGAAGCAGCGCGCGGCGGCGAGGCCGGCCGAGGCTTTGCAGTCGTCGCAAGCGAAGTAAAAGAACTTGCGATGCAAACCAGCCGCGCGACCGAGCAAGTCGCAGATCAGATTCGCGCGATGCAGAACACAACTGGCGCGAGTGTTTCAGCACTGCGATCGATTGCCGACCAAGTCAGAGAGCTTGAAACTTCAGCCGTTTCCATCGCCAGCGCTGTGGATCAGCAATCCGTAGCCGGTCAGGATCTGGCCCGCAGCATCGATCTTGCCGCACGAGGCACAGAGAAAGTTGCAGGTCACGTTGATGATGTAAGGGAGCTTTCGCTTTCAACTGGCACCGCCGCGAGTCAGGTACTGAGCAGCGCGAATGACCTCGAGAAGCAAGCCAGCATCCTTGATCAACAGATCGACGCATTCGTAGCGCAAGTGCGCGAGCGGTAA
- a CDS encoding alkaline phosphatase PhoX → MKALPNTSRRQFLASTGSAFAALLASGCMTRGAALAPQGISTSGYGPLQPDPSGMLDLPEGFSYRVLSSLGDAMSDGGTVPDKADGMGCLDIGNGEIVLVRNHELIPSDDAGGPIAKGFGTHNGKIVPGGTTNIVLDAATLEVKRQFRTLGGTIRNCSGGVTPWGSWITCEEAPTGPGQRYGDGLAVNHGWAFEIPGNATGLVDPEPLRAMGRFNHEAACVDPETGYVYQTEDRDNGVLYRFLPKTPSKLSDGGRLQAMVIEGLTDTRNWNGAVMPVRQTFNVQWVDLDNVEAPEDDLRSRAAGQGAALIARGEGLHMGKNDFYFCSTSGGAANLGQIFRFIPGRGTATDQVELFFESESKEQFDYGDNLCVAPNGHLLVCEDQYTDVVDNHIRGITPDGRPYDFARLRMQTELAGGCFSPDGKWFFVNAYAPTRTLAIKGPWA, encoded by the coding sequence ATGAAAGCCTTGCCAAATACGAGCCGCCGCCAGTTTCTGGCCTCAACCGGATCAGCGTTCGCCGCGCTTCTCGCGAGTGGATGTATGACACGCGGTGCTGCGCTCGCCCCGCAGGGCATATCGACATCAGGTTACGGCCCGCTGCAGCCCGATCCGTCCGGCATGCTGGATCTTCCCGAAGGCTTTTCCTATCGCGTTCTATCCAGCCTTGGCGACGCGATGAGCGATGGTGGAACGGTCCCTGACAAAGCAGATGGTATGGGCTGTCTCGACATTGGTAATGGCGAAATCGTGCTGGTGCGTAACCACGAACTGATACCGAGCGATGATGCCGGCGGTCCAATCGCGAAAGGGTTTGGAACGCATAACGGGAAAATTGTTCCGGGCGGCACAACCAACATTGTGCTCGACGCTGCGACCTTGGAGGTCAAACGACAATTCAGGACATTGGGCGGGACCATCCGCAATTGTTCCGGCGGCGTTACCCCATGGGGAAGCTGGATCACATGTGAGGAGGCACCCACCGGCCCGGGCCAGCGTTATGGTGATGGATTGGCCGTCAATCACGGTTGGGCCTTTGAAATCCCCGGCAATGCCACCGGTCTGGTTGATCCGGAGCCGCTACGCGCAATGGGCCGGTTCAACCACGAAGCTGCCTGTGTCGATCCCGAAACAGGCTATGTCTATCAGACCGAAGACCGTGACAACGGCGTGCTGTATCGGTTCCTGCCCAAAACGCCCAGTAAGCTATCAGACGGCGGGCGTCTGCAAGCCATGGTTATTGAAGGCCTTACCGATACCCGCAATTGGAACGGTGCAGTCATGCCGGTACGCCAGACATTCAATGTCCAATGGGTTGATCTGGATAATGTCGAGGCTCCTGAAGACGATTTACGTAGCCGCGCCGCTGGGCAAGGCGCCGCACTGATTGCGCGGGGCGAAGGCCTCCATATGGGAAAGAACGACTTCTATTTCTGCTCCACCAGTGGCGGAGCGGCCAATCTCGGCCAGATATTCCGGTTCATTCCTGGCCGCGGAACGGCAACGGATCAGGTTGAACTGTTCTTCGAAAGCGAAAGCAAGGAGCAGTTCGATTACGGTGACAATCTGTGCGTTGCACCGAACGGCCACCTGCTTGTGTGCGAAGACCAATACACCGATGTCGTCGACAACCACATTCGCGGCATCACCCCTGATGGCAGGCCCTATGACTTTGCACGCCTTAGAATGCAGACCGAATTGGCCGGGGGGTGTTTCTCTCCCGATGGCAAATGGTTCTTTGTAAACGCATATGCGCCGACACGAACATTGGCGATCAAGGGCCCTTGGGCATAG